Proteins from one Scylla paramamosain isolate STU-SP2022 chromosome 3, ASM3559412v1, whole genome shotgun sequence genomic window:
- the LOC135092326 gene encoding inositol hexakisphosphate kinase 3-like isoform X1, translating to MTLGTMNHDADKEDLIQLEPLVHQVSGHSSMFVLDDVTVCKPLIGREYMFYRTLPPEMKQYTPEFHGTLRVVLQEAQDGLTLAALPNKQIPAPRNTQGPQQHGRCLRQVCSGSVELESEGEEESPCSPQDSSSLSSRASTTTTTTALAPLPPDSHNPWLQQCHQTTLHKLKQKSDSSNVVECIMLENLTHKFRYPCVLDLKMGTRQYGDDAPESKRKSQTAKAANTTTITLGVRLAGMQVYNKEEKGYHCKNKYYGQQLSEEGFKETLLHYLHNGHGLRLDIADMIISRLEELSSIISKLDSVRFFTSSLLILYDGFDPSGSNFNQPDCKTERKREPSEHTRLSHWPDQLGEGSSLPQDKWSPKDSRIPPIKMTHPAYIHEMPSPGGGKAREQVSRCESDAPCKSKGWQRNRNHRPPIDIRLIDFAHATHKGMGDSKLYSGPDEGILLGLNSLIKIFTDIRDRYKH from the exons ATGACCCTCGGGACCATGAACCATGACGCGGACAAAGAGGATCTCATACAG CTAGAGCCTCTGGTGCATCAAGTGAGTGGCCACTCCTCCATGTTCGTCCTGGATGATGTGACAGTGTGCAAGCCTCTCATTGGTCGGGAGTACATGTTCTACCGCACCCTCCCACCTGAAATGAAGCAGTACACCCCAGAGTTCCACGGCACCTTACGGGTTGTTCTTCAGGAGGCCCAAGATGGCCTCACCCTGGCTGCCTTGCCCAACAAACAGATTCCTGCCCCTAGGAACACTCAAGGGCCACAGCAGCATGG GAGGTGTCTGCGTCAGGTATGCTCAGGTAGTGTAGAGctagagagtgaaggagaggaagagtctCCCTGTAGTCCACAAGACTCTTCAAGCCTCTCCTCCAGAgcctccacaaccaccaccaccacagctttGGCACCACTCCCTCCTGACTCACATAATCCTTGGCTGCAGCAGTGTCACCAAACAACACTTCACAAACTCAAGCAGAAGTCTGACTCCTCCAATGTTGTAG AATGCATCATGCTGGAGAACCTCACTCACAAGTTCAGATATCCCTGTGTCTTGGATCTGAAAATGGGCACCAGACAGTATGGGGATGATGCTCCTGAAAGCAAGCGCAAAAGTCAGACTGCTAAGGctgccaacaccactaccatcaccctgGGTGTCAGACTGGCAGGGATGCAG GTTTAcaacaaagaggagaaaggatacCACTGCAAGAACAAGTATTATGGCCAACAGCTCtcagaggaaggtttcaaggaAACTCTTCTGCATTATCTCCACAATGGGCATGGACTTCGTCTTGACATTGCAGACATGATTATTTCAAGATTAGAGGAACTTAGTTCAATAATATCAAAATTAGATTCTGTAAGATTCTTTACCTCATCTTTATTAATTCTTTATGATGGATTTGACCCAAGTGGATCAAATTTCAATCAGCCAGACTGtaagactgaaagaaagagagagcctTCAGAACACACCAGATTAAGCCACTGGCCAGACCAGTTGGGCGAAGGCTCCAGCCTGCCCCAGGACAAGTGGTCACCCAAAGACTCCCGCATACCACCCATCAAAATGACTCATCCAGCCTACATTCACGAGATGCCTAgcccaggaggagggaaggccaGGGAACAGGTGAGCAGGTGTGAGTCTGATGCCCCGTGTAAGTCTAAGGGCTGGCAGAGAAACAGAAACCACAGGCCGCCCATTGATATTCGCCTCATAGATTTTGCCCATGCCACCCACAAAGGCATGGGGGACTCCAAACTGTACAGTGGACCAGATGAGGGGATTTTGTTAGGTCTTAACAGTCTCATAAAAATTTTCACTGACATTAGAGATAGATATAAGCACTGA
- the LOC135092326 gene encoding inositol hexakisphosphate kinase 3-like isoform X2, with protein MFVLDDVTVCKPLIGREYMFYRTLPPEMKQYTPEFHGTLRVVLQEAQDGLTLAALPNKQIPAPRNTQGPQQHGRCLRQVCSGSVELESEGEEESPCSPQDSSSLSSRASTTTTTTALAPLPPDSHNPWLQQCHQTTLHKLKQKSDSSNVVECIMLENLTHKFRYPCVLDLKMGTRQYGDDAPESKRKSQTAKAANTTTITLGVRLAGMQVYNKEEKGYHCKNKYYGQQLSEEGFKETLLHYLHNGHGLRLDIADMIISRLEELSSIISKLDSVRFFTSSLLILYDGFDPSGSNFNQPDCKTERKREPSEHTRLSHWPDQLGEGSSLPQDKWSPKDSRIPPIKMTHPAYIHEMPSPGGGKAREQVSRCESDAPCKSKGWQRNRNHRPPIDIRLIDFAHATHKGMGDSKLYSGPDEGILLGLNSLIKIFTDIRDRYKH; from the exons ATGTTCGTCCTGGATGATGTGACAGTGTGCAAGCCTCTCATTGGTCGGGAGTACATGTTCTACCGCACCCTCCCACCTGAAATGAAGCAGTACACCCCAGAGTTCCACGGCACCTTACGGGTTGTTCTTCAGGAGGCCCAAGATGGCCTCACCCTGGCTGCCTTGCCCAACAAACAGATTCCTGCCCCTAGGAACACTCAAGGGCCACAGCAGCATGG GAGGTGTCTGCGTCAGGTATGCTCAGGTAGTGTAGAGctagagagtgaaggagaggaagagtctCCCTGTAGTCCACAAGACTCTTCAAGCCTCTCCTCCAGAgcctccacaaccaccaccaccacagctttGGCACCACTCCCTCCTGACTCACATAATCCTTGGCTGCAGCAGTGTCACCAAACAACACTTCACAAACTCAAGCAGAAGTCTGACTCCTCCAATGTTGTAG AATGCATCATGCTGGAGAACCTCACTCACAAGTTCAGATATCCCTGTGTCTTGGATCTGAAAATGGGCACCAGACAGTATGGGGATGATGCTCCTGAAAGCAAGCGCAAAAGTCAGACTGCTAAGGctgccaacaccactaccatcaccctgGGTGTCAGACTGGCAGGGATGCAG GTTTAcaacaaagaggagaaaggatacCACTGCAAGAACAAGTATTATGGCCAACAGCTCtcagaggaaggtttcaaggaAACTCTTCTGCATTATCTCCACAATGGGCATGGACTTCGTCTTGACATTGCAGACATGATTATTTCAAGATTAGAGGAACTTAGTTCAATAATATCAAAATTAGATTCTGTAAGATTCTTTACCTCATCTTTATTAATTCTTTATGATGGATTTGACCCAAGTGGATCAAATTTCAATCAGCCAGACTGtaagactgaaagaaagagagagcctTCAGAACACACCAGATTAAGCCACTGGCCAGACCAGTTGGGCGAAGGCTCCAGCCTGCCCCAGGACAAGTGGTCACCCAAAGACTCCCGCATACCACCCATCAAAATGACTCATCCAGCCTACATTCACGAGATGCCTAgcccaggaggagggaaggccaGGGAACAGGTGAGCAGGTGTGAGTCTGATGCCCCGTGTAAGTCTAAGGGCTGGCAGAGAAACAGAAACCACAGGCCGCCCATTGATATTCGCCTCATAGATTTTGCCCATGCCACCCACAAAGGCATGGGGGACTCCAAACTGTACAGTGGACCAGATGAGGGGATTTTGTTAGGTCTTAACAGTCTCATAAAAATTTTCACTGACATTAGAGATAGATATAAGCACTGA